The Fervidibacillus albus genome contains a region encoding:
- a CDS encoding helix-turn-helix transcriptional regulator: MEMLEHHSFHMHDEYALQSLLYQFFSILADRPKLPKNQKSANENEYVRKAITFIQNHYNEQIKLTDIAAFVSLHRSYLSTIFKKETGISIQQYLTVFRLSRAAELLRITDLTIEQIAQSCGYHDPLVFSKNFKKQMDMTPTEYRKSNNVRFADPF; this comes from the coding sequence ATGGAAATGCTAGAACATCATTCCTTTCATATGCATGATGAATATGCATTGCAAAGCCTTTTGTATCAATTTTTTTCCATCCTTGCCGATCGACCGAAATTGCCAAAAAATCAAAAATCCGCTAATGAAAATGAATATGTTCGGAAGGCGATTACTTTTATTCAAAATCATTACAATGAGCAAATTAAATTAACCGATATTGCCGCTTTTGTTTCATTGCATCGCAGCTATTTATCGACTATTTTCAAGAAGGAGACAGGGATTTCCATCCAACAATATTTAACCGTTTTTCGACTTTCCCGAGCTGCAGAACTACTTCGCATTACCGATTTAACAATTGAACAAATCGCCCAATCGTGCGGCTATCATGACCCTCTTGTGTTTTCGAAAAATTTTAAAAAACAGATGGATATGACCCCGACTGAATATCGAAAATCAAATAATGTACGTTTTGCTGACCCTTTTTGA
- a CDS encoding GH36 C-terminal domain-containing protein, giving the protein MTEEEKEIVKEQVNFYKHYRELIQKGTFYRLISPFERSENETAWMVISKDRMSAIVGYYQVLAKPLPKLKKLPLAGLDPNVLYNVESTSTTHYGDELMHFGLMLEEDQSQKGDFTSQIFVLQAIDPIHE; this is encoded by the coding sequence ATGACAGAAGAAGAAAAAGAAATTGTCAAAGAACAAGTGAATTTTTATAAACATTATCGTGAACTCATTCAAAAGGGCACCTTTTATCGACTAATTAGCCCCTTCGAAAGAAGCGAAAATGAAACGGCTTGGATGGTTATCTCAAAGGATCGAATGTCAGCGATTGTCGGTTATTATCAAGTTTTAGCCAAACCGTTGCCGAAATTGAAAAAGTTGCCTCTTGCTGGACTCGATCCGAACGTTCTATACAATGTAGAAAGTACTTCAACGACCCATTACGGAGATGAATTGATGCACTTCGGACTCATGTTGGAGGAGGATCAATCTCAAAAGGGTGACTTCACCTCACAGATATTCGTTTTACAAGCGATTGACCCAATACACGAATAA